One segment of Methylotuvimicrobium sp. KM2 DNA contains the following:
- a CDS encoding SDR family oxidoreductase: MQTILVTGANRGLGLEFCRQYAEAGDRVIAACRHPDSADQLQALAENYATIQIEALDVADFAQIDALSVRLADDAIDVLINNAGVYGDKSGGRFGSLNYQAWSHTLLVNTQAPVKMSEAFLPQLQRSDKKLIVALSSQMGSIADNSSGGSILYRSSKAALNAAMKSVSIDLMGRGVGVLIFHPGWVRTDMGGPNGLIDADESVTGMRKMIDAFLLRQSGSFIKYEGSVMPW, encoded by the coding sequence ATGCAAACTATTTTAGTTACCGGAGCCAATCGCGGCTTAGGTTTGGAATTTTGCCGCCAATATGCCGAGGCGGGTGACAGGGTTATCGCGGCGTGCCGGCATCCCGATAGCGCCGATCAATTACAGGCATTGGCTGAGAATTATGCCACGATTCAAATCGAAGCCTTGGATGTTGCCGATTTCGCGCAAATCGATGCCTTGTCGGTTCGATTGGCCGATGACGCCATCGACGTGTTGATCAATAATGCCGGCGTTTACGGCGATAAGTCGGGAGGCCGTTTCGGCAGTTTGAATTATCAGGCGTGGTCGCATACCCTGCTGGTCAATACGCAGGCGCCGGTTAAAATGAGCGAGGCTTTTTTGCCGCAGCTTCAGCGTAGCGATAAAAAATTGATCGTGGCTTTGAGCAGTCAAATGGGCAGTATTGCCGATAATTCCAGCGGCGGCAGTATTTTGTATCGTTCCAGCAAGGCCGCGTTGAATGCCGCGATGAAAAGTGTGTCGATCGATTTAATGGGTCGCGGAGTAGGCGTGCTGATTTTTCATCCGGGTTGGGTCAGAACCGATATGGGCGGACCAAACGGTTTGATCGATGCCGATGAGAGCGTCACCGGCATGCGTAAGATGATCGATGCTTTTTTGCTTCGGCAAAGCGGTAGTTTCATCAAATACGAAGGGTCGGTGATGCCTTGGTGA